A region from the Triticum urartu cultivar G1812 chromosome 1, Tu2.1, whole genome shotgun sequence genome encodes:
- the LOC125506043 gene encoding GDSL esterase/lipase At1g09390-like encodes MVRMLRGLVILAAAVVALQCCELPRRADGRCVLFNFGDSNSDTGSLPAAYGFYLGPPAGRRFFNRTTGRWSDGRLYIDFIAESLGIRYLSPYLESSGSNFADGVNFAVAGAAAASNQSAIPFTMATQVNQFLHFKNRTRELRPLGQGSMLPEEDFRGAVYSIDVGQNDITLAFLANLTLPEIVADGGPLAAVAAKVEEAVRALYGSGARKFWVYNTGPIGCLPQTLALRQRPGDELDPAGCLARYNAAARALNAGLAAACRRLADEYCGSATVVCTDMYAVKYDLFANHDQYGIERPLMACCGHGGPPYNYVNLKTCGQPTATACPEGERHVSWDGVHYTEDANAIVASKILSGDFSQPRTKLQALCK; translated from the exons ATGGTAAGAATGCTTCGAGGGCTCGTgatcctcgccgccgccgtcgtcgccctGCAGTGCTGTGAGCTCCCACGCAGGGCGGATGGCAGGTGCGTCCTGTTCAACTTCGGCGACTCCAACTCCGACACGGGCTCCCTCCCTGCCGCCTACGGCTTCTACCTCGGCCCGCCCGCCGGCCGCCGCTTCTTCAACCGGACCACCGGCCGCTGGTCGGACGGCCGCCTCTACATCGACTTCATTG CCGAGAGCCTGGGGATCAGGTACCTGAGCCCGTACCTGGAGTCGTCGGGTTCCAACTTCGCCGACGGAGTGAACTTCGcggtggccggggcggcggcggcgagcaacCAGAGCGCCATCCCGTTCACCATGGCCACGCAGGTGAACCAGTTTTTGCATTTCAAGAACCGGACCCGGGAGCTCCGGCCGCTGGGGCAGGGCTCGATGCTCCCGGAGGAGGACTTCCGGGGAGCCGTGTACTCGATCGACGTCGGGCAGAACGACATCACGCTCGCCTTCCTTGCGAACCTCACGCTGCCGGAGATCGTCGCGGACGGCGGCCCGCTCGCCGCGGTCGCCGCCAAGGTCGAGGAGGCCGTCCGGGCGCTGTACGGCAGCGGCGCGCGCAAGTTCTGGGTGTACAACACCGGGCCCATCGGGTGCCTGCCGCAGACGCTGGCGCTGCGGCAGAGGCCCGGCGACGAGCTCGACCCCGCCGGCTGCCTCGCCCGCTACAACGCCGCCGCCCGGGCGCTCAACGCCGGCCTCGCCGCGGCGTGCCGCCGGCTCGCGGACGAGTACTGCGGGAGCGCGACCGTGGTGTGCACCGACATGTACGCCGTCAAGTACGACCTGTTCGCCAACCACGACCAGTACGGCATCGAGCGGCCGCTGATGGCGTGCTGCGGCCACGGCGGGCCGCCGTACAACTACGTGAACCTCAAGACGTGTGGGCAGCCGACGGCGACGGCGTGCCCGGAGGGGGAGAGGCACGTGAGCTGGGACGGCGTGCACTACACCGAGGACGCCAACGCTATCGTCGCCTCCAAGATACTCTCCGGCGACTTCTCCCAGCCGCGCACCAAGCTACAGGCACTGTGCAAATAA
- the LOC125547229 gene encoding uncharacterized protein LOC125547229: protein MNFQDVEMRQQAQDVAPPPRLITDQNRAKHARRQRRLLLVEEDERAMAEWRQRHPEDVANEEAFWARRREETAKRREERLDMRRRKALALSQCEIVENGGQSIFSSDDDRWEDMWLNTSDQTSEDGDDDDDDDWE from the coding sequence ATGAACTTCCAGGATGTCGAAATGCGCCAGCAGGCGCAGGACGTCGCCCCTCCGCCTCGTCTTATCACGGATCAGAACCGTGCGAAGCACGCTCGGCggcagcgccgcctcctcctcgtcgagGAGGACGAGCGGGCCATGGCAGAGTGGCGCCAGCGCCACCCGGAGGACGTCGCCAACGAGGAAGCCTTCTGGGCAAGGCGCCGCGAGGAGACGGCAAAGCGCCGCGAGGAGCGGTTGGACATGCGTCGGCGGAAGGCCCTGGCGTTATCGCAGTGCGAAATCGTTGAAAATGGTGGGCAGTCGATCTTTTCGTCTGATGATGATCGTTGGGAAGACATGTGGCTCAATACCTCGGACCAGACCAGCGAGGatggcgatgatgatgatgatgacgactgGGAGTAG
- the LOC125547212 gene encoding shaggy-related protein kinase alpha-like: MASVGAVRPSSRFQNDTSTSGDADRLPNEMGNMSIRDDRDPEDIVVNGNGTEPGHIIVTSIEGRNGQAKQTISYMAERVVGNGSFGTVFQAKCLETGETVAIKKVLQDKRYKNRELQTMRVLDHPNVVALKHCFFSKTEKEELYLNLVLEYVPETAHRVIKHYNKMNQRMPLIYAKLYMYQICRSLAYIHNSIGVCHRDIKPQNLLVNPHTHQLKLCDFGSAKVLVKGEPNISYICSRYYRAPELIFGATEYTTAIDVWSAGCVLAELLLGQPIFPGDSGVDQLVEIIKVLGTPTREEIKCMNPNYTEFKFPQIKAHPWHKIFHKRMPAEAVDLVSRLLQYSPSLRSTALEALIHPFFDELRDPNTRLPNGRFLPPLFNFKPHELKGVPMDILVKLIPEHARKNCAFVGW, encoded by the exons ATGGCCTCGGTTGGTGCGGTGCGTCCTTCCTCGCGCTTTCAGAATGACACGAGTACTAGTGGTGATGCCGACCGACTTCCGAACGAGATGGGCAATATGAGCATAAGGGATGACAGG GACCCTGAGGATATAGTAGTCAACGGCAATGGGACGGAACCAGGCCATATTATAGTCACAAGCATTGAGGGAAGAAATGGGCAAGCAAAACAG ACCATTAGCTACATGGCTGAGCGCGTGGTTGGTAATGGGTCATTTGGAACTGTTTTCCAG GCTAAGTGTCTTGAAACTGGGGAGACGGTGGCTATAAAGAAGGTTCTTCAAGACAAGAGATATAAGAACCGTGAGCTGCAAACGATGCGAGTTCTTGACCACCCAAATGTTGTGGCTTTAAAGCATTGTTTTTTCTCAAAGACTGAGAAGGAGGAGCTTTACCTCAACCTGGTGCTTGAGTATGTGCCGGAGACTGCTCATCGTGTCATTAAGCATTACAACAAGATGAACCAACGCATGCCCTTGATATATGCAAAACTGTACATGTATCAG ATATGTAGATCTTTGGCATACATTCACAACAGCATTGGAGTATGCCACAGAGACATCAAGCCTCAAAATCTTCTG GTGAATCCACATACACACCAATTGAAATTATGTGACTTCGGAAGTGCGAAAGTGTTG GTAAAAGGAGAACCAAATATTTCCTATATCTGTTCAAGGTACTATAGAGCCCCAGAGCTCATATTTGGTGCTACTGAATACACAACGGCAATTGACGTTTGGTCTGCTGGCTGTGTTCTTGCTGAACTCCTTCTAGGACAG CCTATATTCCCTGGCGACAGTGGTGTTGATCAGCTTGTTGAAATCATCAAG GTTTTAGGTACCCCTACAAGAGAAGAAATTAAGTGCATGAATCCAAATTATACAGAGTTTAAATTCCCACAAATCAAAGCTCACCCATGGCACAAG ATCTTCCATAAAAGAATGCCTGCTGAAGCAGTAGATCTTGTCTCCAGACTCTTGCAATATTCACCAAGCCTGCGTTCAACTGCT TTGGAAGCATTAATTCATCCATTCTTCGATGAACTCCGGGACCCAAACACCCGTTTACCGAACGGCCGTTTTCTTCCTCCCCTCTTTAACTTTAAGCCCCATG AGTTGAAGGGCGTGCCAATGGACATCCTGGTGAAGCTCATCCCTGAACATGCTCGGAAGAACTGTGCCTTTGTAGGATGGTGA